In Vagococcus hydrophili, one DNA window encodes the following:
- a CDS encoding helix-turn-helix domain-containing protein produces the protein MLILREEKIIDNDNIIGSNIRRIRLEKGIGQTELVKQLQLMNVDITRETLVKIESGKQHIKIRQLIEILKVLQTSFEGLIDQN, from the coding sequence GTGTTAATCTTGAGGGAAGAGAAAATTATAGATAATGATAATATAATTGGAAGTAATATAAGACGAATTCGCCTTGAAAAAGGTATAGGGCAGACTGAATTGGTTAAACAATTACAATTGATGAACGTTGATATTACAAGGGAAACACTTGTTAAAATTGAAAGTGGTAAGCAGCATATAAAAATAAGACAGTTGATTGAAATTTTAAAAGTATTACAGACTTCATTTGAAGGTTTAATAGATCAAAATTAA
- a CDS encoding DNA replication protein DnaD: MAERRMMSKQFVNNASFMKMSDSAKLLYFYLNVNADDDGIVEAYAYSQMLNTPEDDVKVLCQKEFIVFLNDDWLAFLPHWLINQQLRADRYKPSIHRNTLLNKYPDSISKLKKISLEQFNKSIQQEELKPEVYKKIFGIPTDNQLETQVRSGQKSQGQESLEKGSVDELRSGKIKRSELQKTMTASFLDPKSKEIIMDRVDNFSEEEQSQIFKILSQSKSSVERKTGVMIRESEYESLTHQMLERVLEELVKKVKSREKVNMFAYLNKSFTEYWKSLVKTIYNERNLNFFQN; this comes from the coding sequence GTGGCAGAAAGAAGAATGATGTCCAAACAATTTGTTAACAATGCTAGTTTTATGAAGATGTCTGATTCTGCAAAATTATTATATTTTTATTTGAATGTTAATGCTGATGATGATGGAATTGTAGAAGCCTATGCATATTCTCAAATGTTAAATACACCTGAAGATGATGTTAAAGTTCTATGTCAAAAAGAATTTATTGTATTTTTAAATGATGATTGGTTAGCATTTTTACCTCATTGGTTAATAAATCAACAACTAAGAGCTGATAGATATAAGCCATCAATTCATAGAAATACACTATTGAATAAATATCCTGATAGTATTTCTAAGTTAAAAAAAATAAGTTTAGAGCAATTTAATAAATCTATACAACAAGAGGAGCTGAAGCCAGAAGTTTATAAGAAAATTTTTGGTATACCAACTGACAACCAACTGGAGACACAGGTGAGGTCAGGTCAGAAAAGTCAAGGTCAGGAAAGTTTAGAAAAGGGTAGTGTAGATGAGTTGAGGTCAGGTAAGATTAAAAGAAGTGAGCTTCAAAAAACAATGACTGCTAGTTTCTTAGATCCAAAATCTAAGGAAATTATTATGGATAGAGTTGATAACTTTTCAGAAGAAGAGCAATCACAAATCTTCAAAATTCTTTCTCAAAGCAAATCGTCAGTAGAGAGGAAAACAGGTGTAATGATTAGGGAGTCTGAATATGAATCATTAACCCATCAAATGCTTGAAAGAGTTTTAGAGGAATTAGTAAAAAAAGTAAAATCCAGAGAAAAAGTAAATATGTTTGCTTATCTAAATAAATCTTTTACCGAGTATTGGAAATCGCTCGTCAAAACTATTTATAACGAAAGAAATTTGAATTTTTTCCAGAATTAA